In the Pseudanabaena sp. PCC 7367 genome, one interval contains:
- a CDS encoding chemotaxis protein CheW translates to MSNDCWNQIGVWGDRTCPELANFTHCRNCSVYAKAGRGLLERAVTTAYMQEWTNLLAKPSAERGGQRSGETIAVAIFRLGREWLALPANLFKQVTSPEPVHILPHRSNQILRGIVNVRGQLLLCISLADLLHVEKATPTIANSSIAKTTTTDVAISKDVSPIVYRRLLVIAQQGEDWAFEVDEFYGIQRFASEELRSAPTVVASATETYTRCIVPWQARNVNYLDAQRLLQTLTEKIL, encoded by the coding sequence ATGAGCAATGATTGCTGGAATCAAATAGGCGTATGGGGCGATCGCACTTGCCCAGAATTAGCCAACTTTACCCATTGCCGCAATTGCTCGGTCTATGCCAAGGCCGGACGTGGATTGCTAGAGCGCGCAGTCACCACAGCATATATGCAGGAATGGACAAATCTGCTAGCCAAGCCTAGTGCTGAACGCGGGGGGCAACGATCGGGCGAAACGATCGCAGTGGCAATTTTTCGATTGGGACGCGAATGGCTAGCACTGCCCGCGAACCTATTTAAGCAAGTAACATCGCCGGAGCCGGTGCATATCCTGCCCCATCGCAGCAATCAAATTTTGCGCGGTATTGTCAATGTGCGCGGTCAGCTATTGTTATGCATCTCCTTGGCCGATCTGTTGCATGTGGAAAAAGCGACCCCGACGATCGCTAATAGTTCCATCGCTAAAACCACGACCACTGACGTAGCGATCAGTAAAGATGTCAGCCCGATCGTATATCGGCGCTTGCTGGTAATTGCCCAACAGGGTGAAGACTGGGCCTTTGAGGTGGACGAATTTTATGGCATTCAACGATTTGCCAGCGAAGAACTGCGATCGGCGCCGACAGTGGTAGCCTCAGCCACCGAGACCTATACCCGCTGCATTGTACCCTGGCAAGCTAGAAACGTTAACTATCTGGATGCACAACGGCTATTGCAGACCTTAACCGAAAAAATCCTATGA
- a CDS encoding hybrid sensor histidine kinase/response regulator — protein sequence MTSDTPDWSNFSMLELFRMEVESQVAILVECLLALEHCGQSDSCDRAEIDKMLESLMRAAHSIKGAARIVQIEAAVEIAHRLEDCFVAAQKGLFHLDSERVDILLNGVDLLAQIGRLEEAELTTWCVDHQKVVEGQTAAIAAITSAPLIPESSTPATQAPPTTDAPTISPSDVPQSTPSPPTIALEPNPTESQSHQPPQPQTSQQSSQPASQQVAIENPVTPTTAKPTIPDRVVRISADNLNQLMALAGESLVEVNWLQPFSDSLLQLKRRQQELSRRLENFQSVLADVSLNPSVAQSLGEMQQKSRDCHELLSDRLNDLELFSRRFTNLSDNLYREVIASHMRPFGDGVQGFPRMIRDLAKQLGKQARLEISGQSTQVDRDILDRLEAPITQMLRNAIAHGIEAPAARLATGKPEIGTIRLAATHRAGMLAITVEDDGCGIDLDQLRQSIAAKKLANADVIDRLSETELMEFLFLPGFTTTEHITEIAGRGFGLDIAKSMAQEVGGFLRAFTQAGQGTTFRFQLPLTLSVIRALLVEIAGEVYAFGLTRIDRVLTIQREAIFVAENRQYIVVDEQNIGLVSAGQVLELPDPGREESSLLSVVVIEDQSDRYGLVVDRFLGERDLVVRPLDPRLGKVKNISAASLMGNGSPLLIIDTADLVRSIDNLISGGNLNLIGNDEAAATERDRQRVLVVDDSITVREMERKLLQNNGYEVDVAVNGVEAWNAVRMSNYDLVISDIDMPRMNGIELVEQIKSHPKLKSIPTIIVSYKDREEDKIAGLKAGANYYLTKSSFHDDSLINAVVDLIGKS from the coding sequence ATGACCAGCGACACACCAGATTGGAGCAATTTTTCCATGTTGGAGTTGTTCCGCATGGAGGTAGAAAGCCAGGTGGCAATTCTGGTGGAATGCCTATTGGCACTAGAGCACTGTGGCCAGTCAGATAGTTGCGATCGCGCTGAAATTGACAAAATGCTAGAGTCGCTGATGCGGGCGGCTCATTCAATTAAGGGGGCAGCTCGGATTGTGCAAATTGAAGCGGCGGTGGAAATTGCCCATCGGCTTGAAGATTGTTTTGTGGCTGCCCAAAAAGGTCTATTTCATCTCGATTCTGAGCGCGTTGATATTTTGCTCAATGGGGTAGATTTACTCGCTCAAATTGGTCGTCTAGAAGAAGCTGAATTAACTACCTGGTGCGTCGATCATCAAAAAGTAGTCGAAGGGCAAACTGCCGCGATCGCCGCAATTACTAGCGCGCCATTAATACCAGAATCATCTACCCCAGCTACTCAGGCTCCCCCAACCACAGATGCGCCAACGATTTCACCCAGTGATGTACCGCAATCTACTCCATCTCCACCCACGATCGCCCTGGAACCAAACCCAACTGAAAGCCAATCCCATCAACCTCCCCAGCCGCAGACCAGCCAGCAATCGAGCCAGCCAGCCAGCCAGCAAGTAGCGATCGAAAATCCAGTTACACCCACCACCGCCAAACCCACCATTCCCGATCGGGTAGTGCGCATCAGCGCCGACAACCTCAATCAACTGATGGCATTAGCTGGTGAATCACTGGTAGAGGTCAATTGGCTGCAACCATTTTCTGATTCTTTATTGCAACTCAAACGTCGTCAGCAGGAACTATCCCGCCGTCTCGAAAATTTTCAGTCGGTGCTTGCTGATGTCAGCCTAAATCCCAGCGTTGCCCAATCTCTGGGTGAAATGCAACAAAAGTCCCGCGATTGCCATGAATTATTGAGCGATCGCCTGAATGATCTAGAACTGTTCTCCCGCCGCTTTACCAATTTATCTGACAACCTCTACCGGGAAGTAATTGCCAGTCATATGCGTCCCTTTGGTGATGGCGTGCAGGGGTTTCCGCGCATGATCAGAGACCTGGCTAAGCAATTGGGCAAACAAGCACGTCTAGAAATTAGCGGCCAGTCCACCCAGGTGGATCGGGATATTTTAGACAGGCTGGAAGCACCGATCACCCAGATGCTGCGTAATGCGATCGCCCACGGGATTGAAGCCCCTGCCGCCCGCCTGGCAACTGGCAAACCAGAAATCGGCACAATTCGCCTAGCCGCCACCCATCGTGCTGGCATGTTAGCAATTACGGTGGAAGACGATGGTTGTGGCATCGACCTGGATCAGTTGCGGCAATCGATCGCTGCCAAAAAACTGGCCAACGCCGATGTGATTGACCGCCTTTCCGAAACAGAACTAATGGAATTTTTATTCTTGCCGGGATTTACCACTACTGAGCACATTACCGAAATTGCCGGACGCGGGTTTGGTCTTGATATTGCCAAAAGTATGGCTCAAGAGGTGGGTGGCTTCCTGCGTGCCTTCACCCAAGCTGGCCAGGGCACCACCTTTCGCTTCCAATTACCCTTAACCCTGTCGGTAATTCGAGCTTTGCTGGTGGAAATTGCTGGCGAAGTCTATGCCTTTGGACTCACCCGCATCGATCGGGTGTTAACCATCCAGCGAGAAGCCATCTTCGTGGCCGAAAATCGCCAGTATATTGTAGTAGACGAACAAAATATCGGCCTGGTCTCTGCTGGTCAGGTTCTGGAATTGCCAGATCCAGGGCGCGAAGAAAGCTCGCTATTGTCAGTCGTGGTGATCGAAGATCAATCCGATCGCTATGGCCTAGTCGTCGATCGCTTTTTGGGGGAGCGGGATCTGGTTGTCCGTCCCCTCGATCCGCGCCTGGGCAAAGTCAAAAACATTAGTGCCGCCTCGTTGATGGGCAATGGCTCACCTTTGCTAATCATTGATACTGCCGATCTGGTGCGATCGATTGATAATTTAATTTCCGGTGGCAATCTCAATTTAATTGGCAATGATGAAGCGGCAGCCACCGAACGCGATCGGCAACGGGTTTTAGTCGTAGATGACTCGATTACGGTGCGGGAAATGGAACGCAAACTACTCCAAAATAATGGCTATGAGGTTGATGTTGCCGTCAATGGCGTAGAAGCATGGAATGCGGTGCGCATGAGCAACTACGACCTGGTGATTTCTGATATTGATATGCCGCGCATGAATGGGATTGAATTAGTAGAGCAGATTAAATCCCACCCAAAGTTAAAATCTATTCCCACCATTATTGTGTCTTATAAGGATCGAGAGGAAGATAAGATCGCTGGCCTTAAAGCTGGTGCAAATTATTACCTCACCAAAAGCAGCTTTCATGATGACAGCTTAATTAATGCAGTTGTAGACTTGATTGGCAAGTCTTAG
- a CDS encoding Uma2 family endonuclease: MTITTKPVPSLAEFLQLPETKPASEYINGAIVAKPMPKGKHSRLQLKLCNWINEIAESQKKAYALPELRCSFGSRSIVPDIAVFKWSRLPFDVDGEIPNDFLLPPDWMIEILSPEQSSNRVIDNILYSLDHDCQLGWLIDPTDRSILVFLPDQQPELWRGSDRPPGLAQIPLELSVEQIFSWLKMLDA, translated from the coding sequence ATGACCATTACAACCAAACCAGTGCCTAGCCTGGCAGAATTTCTACAACTCCCCGAAACCAAGCCAGCCAGCGAATATATCAACGGTGCGATCGTTGCCAAGCCCATGCCGAAAGGAAAGCATAGTCGATTGCAACTCAAGCTATGTAATTGGATTAACGAAATTGCGGAAAGCCAGAAAAAAGCTTATGCTTTGCCAGAGTTGCGCTGTAGTTTTGGCAGCCGATCGATTGTCCCTGATATTGCCGTGTTCAAATGGTCGCGGCTTCCCTTTGATGTTGATGGAGAGATACCCAATGATTTTTTATTGCCCCCCGATTGGATGATTGAGATTCTCTCCCCCGAACAAAGTTCAAATCGAGTGATTGATAATATTCTTTATAGCCTAGACCATGATTGCCAATTAGGTTGGTTAATCGATCCCACCGATCGCTCTATTTTAGTCTTCCTTCCAGATCAGCAACCAGAATTGTGGCGCGGTAGCGATCGCCCGCCTGGACTAGCCCAAATCCCACTGGAGTTGAGCGTAGAGCAAATTTTTAGTTGGTTGAAAATGTTAGATGCTTAG
- a CDS encoding chemotaxis response regulator protein-glutamate methylesterase: protein MLKIAIVNDTMIAIEAMRRVIATIADYQIVWIARDGSEAVAKCASSCPDLILMDLHMPKMDGVAATRQIMQQSPCSILIVTATVHANTAKVFEAMGYGALDVVRTPILGLQGQPAVAPDLLHKIATIAKLIGKSRSSKPNNPNLPNRSPLAVPRSAGQLPPLIAIGASTGGPNALASILSELPQNFEAAIVVVQHIDAQFTPGLGQWLNQQTPLTVELAIAGTQPTAGKVLLAATNEHLVLKSDRRLYYTKQPSHYIHCPSVDVLFSSLAQHWTRAGIGLLLTGMGKDGAEGLSLLRRSGWHTIAQDQASCVVYGMPKAAIEAGAAVEVLPIEAIGAVLRNRKVITP, encoded by the coding sequence ATGTTAAAAATTGCCATTGTGAACGATACCATGATTGCGATCGAAGCGATGCGCCGCGTCATTGCCACGATTGCCGATTATCAAATTGTTTGGATCGCCCGTGATGGCAGCGAAGCGGTTGCTAAATGTGCTAGCTCCTGCCCAGATTTAATCTTGATGGATTTGCATATGCCCAAAATGGATGGGGTCGCCGCCACCCGCCAAATCATGCAACAAAGCCCCTGCTCAATCCTGATTGTGACTGCCACGGTTCATGCCAATACCGCCAAGGTGTTTGAGGCTATGGGGTATGGTGCTTTAGATGTAGTGCGAACGCCGATCTTGGGTCTGCAAGGGCAACCCGCCGTCGCTCCAGATCTGCTGCATAAAATCGCCACGATCGCTAAACTGATTGGCAAATCACGCAGCTCCAAGCCTAACAATCCAAATCTGCCCAACCGATCGCCGCTTGCTGTACCTCGCAGCGCTGGGCAACTGCCCCCTTTAATTGCGATTGGCGCATCCACTGGCGGCCCCAATGCCCTGGCAAGTATTTTGTCTGAGCTACCCCAGAATTTTGAAGCGGCGATCGTGGTGGTTCAGCATATCGATGCCCAATTTACACCCGGTTTGGGGCAATGGCTAAATCAGCAAACGCCTTTAACCGTGGAATTGGCGATCGCTGGCACTCAACCCACCGCCGGCAAAGTATTATTAGCAGCAACCAACGAACATTTGGTGCTCAAGTCCGATCGTCGGCTTTACTATACCAAGCAACCCAGCCACTATATTCATTGTCCATCGGTGGATGTATTGTTTAGCAGCCTGGCCCAGCACTGGACCAGAGCAGGAATAGGCCTGTTGCTCACTGGTATGGGCAAGGATGGGGCCGAAGGGTTAAGTTTATTACGTCGATCTGGATGGCACACGATCGCCCAAGATCAAGCTAGTTGTGTGGTTTATGGCATGCCCAAAGCAGCGATCGAGGCGGGGGCAGCCGTTGAAGTTCTACCAATCGAGGCGATCGGCGCTGTCCTACGCAACCGAAAAGTCATCACCCCTTAA
- a CDS encoding hybrid sensor histidine kinase/response regulator encodes MNSPDAIEPSNNLTEPAIAVNNLSYSQDGNASATAVAQQTLARSSQAVVVLLVDDQPIVAESIRRLLASEPDIQFHYCGDVQKVIPTAIQLAPTIILQDLVMPDADGLMLVKFFRANPALSKIPVVILSTKDEATAKAEAFAHGANDYLVKLPDPIELVARIRYHSAAYVNLLKGEEADRTLAYNKELEQRVDDRTAELQQTLKNLKQTQAQMVHNEKMSSLGQLVAGIAHEINNPINFIYGNIKHVKAYVNDLSEMVRLYQEHYSEPVLPILEKSASIDIEFINQDLPKLLISLDTGVERIRNLVLGLRNFARHDESPVKAIDIHEGIDSTLLILKHKIDDIEIVKDYGDLPLVECCASQINQVFMNILANAADALDEAREVGKQPQPKITIRTAKQESDQITIELSDNGIGIPPEVQQLIFDPFFTTKIVGEGTGLGLSISHQIVVDKHKGKLDCISAIGNGTTFRIELPTSFQIEQDS; translated from the coding sequence ATGAATTCTCCTGATGCCATAGAGCCCAGCAACAACCTGACTGAACCAGCGATCGCGGTTAACAATTTGTCTTATAGCCAAGACGGTAACGCCTCAGCCACTGCAGTAGCCCAGCAAACTTTAGCTCGCAGCAGCCAAGCCGTGGTGGTGTTGCTAGTTGATGATCAACCAATTGTGGCCGAGTCGATTCGCCGCTTGTTGGCATCGGAACCTGATATTCAATTTCATTACTGTGGCGATGTCCAAAAAGTAATTCCCACGGCAATTCAACTAGCCCCGACGATTATTTTGCAAGATCTGGTGATGCCCGATGCCGATGGGCTGATGTTGGTCAAGTTTTTTCGCGCCAATCCAGCTCTCAGCAAAATCCCGGTGGTGATTCTCTCTACTAAAGACGAAGCAACCGCCAAGGCTGAAGCCTTTGCCCATGGCGCTAATGATTATTTGGTCAAACTGCCCGATCCGATCGAACTAGTTGCCAGAATCCGCTACCATTCTGCTGCCTACGTCAATTTGTTGAAAGGAGAAGAAGCCGATCGCACCCTGGCATATAACAAAGAGTTAGAACAGCGCGTTGACGATCGCACCGCCGAACTGCAGCAAACCTTAAAGAATCTCAAGCAAACTCAAGCCCAAATGGTGCATAACGAAAAAATGTCTAGTTTGGGACAATTGGTCGCTGGTATTGCCCATGAAATCAATAATCCAATCAATTTTATCTATGGCAATATCAAACATGTAAAAGCATATGTCAACGATCTATCAGAGATGGTTCGCCTTTACCAGGAGCACTACTCTGAGCCCGTCTTACCGATTCTTGAAAAAAGCGCAAGTATTGACATAGAATTTATTAATCAAGATTTGCCAAAGCTTCTAATATCCTTGGATACAGGGGTTGAGCGAATCCGTAATCTGGTGCTTGGCTTGCGTAACTTTGCGCGTCACGACGAAAGCCCAGTCAAAGCAATTGATATTCACGAAGGGATCGATAGCACCCTTTTGATTCTGAAGCACAAAATTGATGACATTGAAATTGTCAAAGACTATGGCGATCTCCCCCTAGTTGAATGCTGTGCCAGTCAGATCAATCAAGTATTTATGAATATTCTGGCCAATGCGGCTGATGCACTAGATGAAGCGAGGGAAGTAGGGAAACAGCCCCAGCCCAAAATTACAATTCGCACCGCCAAGCAAGAATCAGACCAGATTACGATCGAATTGAGCGATAATGGCATAGGCATTCCACCAGAAGTGCAACAACTCATCTTCGATCCGTTCTTTACCACCAAAATTGTAGGGGAGGGCACTGGCTTAGGTCTTTCAATTAGCCATCAAATTGTAGTCGATAAACATAAGGGTAAATTGGATTGTATCTCGGCAATTGGGAATGGAACTACTTTTCGGATTGAGCTGCCCACTTCATTCCAAATTGAGCAAGATTCTTAA
- a CDS encoding chemotaxis protein CheW, whose product MLMLIFQAGDERYALATDQVVEVVPMVILRQLRHAPDYIAGAFNYQGQVVPVLDLNYLLNGANSRPFLSTRIILTNFANHEGDRHILGLMAERVTQTIELAETDLVDAGYHTLDTPYLGKMTLSQTDMIQCIQVEQLLPLVAKDNLFLALEGSKVD is encoded by the coding sequence ATGCTAATGTTAATTTTTCAGGCTGGTGACGAACGCTACGCTCTGGCGACGGATCAGGTGGTAGAGGTGGTGCCGATGGTGATCCTGCGGCAGTTGCGCCACGCTCCTGACTACATCGCTGGAGCCTTCAACTACCAAGGGCAAGTTGTTCCGGTGCTTGATTTGAATTATTTGCTCAATGGAGCTAACAGTCGCCCTTTTTTAAGTACGCGGATCATATTAACCAATTTTGCTAATCATGAGGGCGATCGCCACATCTTAGGGCTAATGGCAGAGCGTGTTACCCAAACAATTGAACTGGCAGAAACTGACCTGGTTGATGCTGGTTACCACACCCTTGATACACCTTATTTGGGCAAGATGACGTTGAGTCAAACAGACATGATTCAATGCATTCAGGTGGAGCAACTATTGCCATTAGTGGCGAAAGACAATCTGTTTTTAGCTTTAGAGGGCAGTAAGGTTGACTAA
- a CDS encoding CheR family methyltransferase: MTNSANTINPDRGARLKIKQLLGKRIGLNPDSIGDKAIARAIDQRLHLLGIENPHKDTRYYQYYQLLLTSATEFEALVECVIIPETYFFRGRQSFTFLERYVRQEWLPKHSHRSLRVLSVPCSTGEEPYSIAITLAKAGLSPERVQIEAIDISRQSLVKAERAIYTDYSFRQQFLTDRQAYFHQVPEGYQLCNSMRRCVKFEHSNLLDPWFALERQPYDLIFCRNLLIYFHAAARTKATQVLDQLLIDQGLLFVGYAETTQIDHRKFVSVGHSLTFAYQKAQRAKKASATSPRPAHKNRDRLLDAPSPILKSKTAQPATNLANKTKKEQLVKSTALDDRIAEPKSDPNDQADNLLQTARSLADVGQLAAAAELCQAYLSQNPICAHAYVLYGEILQAIGKDEQAEECWQKALYLQPDYYEALVHLALLKEQRGDRLGAAVIFQRICVNVRFGSE; this comes from the coding sequence TTGACTAATTCAGCTAACACAATTAATCCAGATAGAGGAGCGCGGTTAAAGATCAAACAGTTGCTAGGCAAGCGGATTGGCCTCAACCCTGACTCAATTGGTGACAAGGCGATCGCCAGGGCAATTGACCAGCGCTTGCACCTGCTGGGGATTGAGAATCCACATAAGGATACTCGGTACTATCAATATTATCAATTGTTGCTAACTTCTGCGACGGAGTTTGAAGCCCTGGTTGAATGTGTGATCATTCCTGAAACCTATTTTTTCCGGGGTCGTCAATCCTTCACATTCCTAGAGCGTTATGTTCGCCAGGAATGGTTGCCAAAGCATAGCCATAGAAGTTTGCGCGTGCTAAGTGTTCCTTGTTCTACGGGTGAGGAGCCATATTCGATTGCAATTACACTGGCAAAAGCGGGTTTAAGTCCGGAGCGGGTGCAAATTGAGGCGATTGATATCAGTCGTCAATCGCTTGTAAAAGCTGAACGGGCGATTTATACAGATTATTCATTTCGGCAACAGTTCCTTACCGATCGCCAAGCCTATTTCCATCAGGTGCCAGAAGGTTATCAACTGTGCAATTCAATGCGTCGCTGCGTCAAGTTTGAACATAGTAATTTGCTAGATCCCTGGTTCGCCCTAGAACGTCAACCCTACGATCTCATTTTTTGTCGTAACTTGTTGATCTATTTCCATGCTGCTGCCCGCACCAAAGCAACTCAAGTTTTAGACCAATTGTTGATCGATCAGGGTCTATTATTTGTCGGCTATGCTGAGACAACCCAGATAGACCATCGCAAATTTGTGTCGGTGGGACATTCCCTGACCTTTGCCTACCAAAAAGCTCAAAGAGCAAAAAAAGCAAGTGCTACCAGCCCCAGGCCAGCTCATAAAAACCGCGATCGGCTGCTTGATGCTCCATCCCCGATCCTCAAAAGCAAGACTGCTCAACCAGCAACCAACCTGGCCAACAAGACTAAAAAGGAACAGTTAGTTAAATCAACCGCCCTTGACGATCGCATAGCGGAGCCCAAATCAGACCCCAATGATCAAGCCGATAACCTATTGCAAACTGCGAGAAGTTTGGCCGATGTGGGACAACTCGCCGCCGCCGCTGAACTTTGTCAAGCATACTTGAGCCAGAATCCGATCTGTGCCCATGCCTATGTGTTATATGGAGAGATTTTGCAAGCAATCGGCAAAGATGAGCAAGCAGAGGAATGTTGGCAAAAGGCGCTCTATTTACAGCCAGATTATTATGAAGCACTGGTGCACCTAGCCTTATTAAAGGAGCAAAGGGGCGATCGCCTCGGTGCAGCAGTTATTTTTCAAAGAATTTGCGTAAATGTGCGCTTCGGATCGGAGTAG
- a CDS encoding polyribonucleotide nucleotidyltransferase produces the protein MTPTEKTIPFYGREINLKMGLIAPQAGGSVLVSCGETAVLVTATRGSARDGIDFLPLLVDYEERLYAVGRIPGGFLRREGRPPEKAVLTCRLIDRPMRPLFPNWLRDDIQIVATTMALDEQAPPDVLGVTGASLAAQIAGLPFNGPMAGVRVGLVGDEFIINPTYAEVENGDLDLVVAGTPEGIVMVEAGANQLPEQDMIEAIEFGYEAVTELINVQNEVLKDLGIEKVEIVPPEVDPTLADFIQDRASEKVTKIISSFEKVKPVRDDALDAVKAELEAEIAELPEDDSIRLAATGKALGNAYKSLTKKLMRKQIIEESVRIDGRKLDEVRPVDTMVSLLPRVHGSALFNRGLTQVLSIATLGTPSDAQDLDDLHPDESKRYLHHYNFPPYSVGEARPMRSPGRREIGHGALAERAILPILPGGEFPYVLRVVSEVTSSNGSTSMGSVCASTLALMDAGVPIAKPVSGVAMGLIKEGEEVRVLTDIQGIEDFLGDMDFKVAGTDAGITALQMDMKITGIAIDTIKDAIIQAKAGRLHILEKMLAVLPEPRPEISPNAPRILTMQINPDQIGLVIGPGGKTIKGIVEETGAKVDINDDGTVTIASVESAGAKQAMRIIEGMTKQVSPGDVFMGKVTRIIPIGAFVEFLPGKEGMVHISQLAEGRVGKVEDEVNVGDEVIIKIREIDQRGRYNLTRLGIHPEQAAAARGGDKEEES, from the coding sequence ATGACCCCGACAGAGAAAACAATCCCATTTTATGGGAGAGAAATTAATTTAAAAATGGGACTGATTGCCCCCCAGGCTGGTGGCTCAGTGTTAGTTAGCTGCGGTGAGACAGCAGTTCTGGTGACAGCAACTAGAGGTTCAGCTCGTGATGGGATCGATTTTTTACCCCTTTTAGTTGATTACGAAGAGCGCCTCTATGCAGTAGGCAGAATCCCCGGTGGTTTTCTGCGCCGCGAAGGACGACCACCAGAAAAGGCAGTGTTAACCTGTCGCTTGATCGATCGCCCGATGCGCCCGCTATTTCCCAATTGGTTGCGCGATGATATTCAAATTGTAGCTACAACGATGGCTCTGGATGAGCAAGCACCACCGGATGTTCTGGGGGTGACCGGGGCTTCGCTGGCAGCACAAATTGCCGGATTGCCCTTTAATGGGCCAATGGCTGGGGTGCGGGTTGGCCTGGTGGGTGATGAGTTTATTATTAATCCTACCTATGCTGAGGTAGAAAATGGCGATCTCGATCTGGTGGTAGCTGGTACGCCAGAAGGGATTGTGATGGTGGAAGCTGGTGCCAATCAGTTGCCGGAGCAGGACATGATCGAGGCGATCGAGTTTGGCTATGAGGCCGTCACTGAATTAATCAATGTTCAAAATGAGGTTTTGAAAGACCTGGGGATTGAAAAAGTAGAAATTGTGCCCCCAGAAGTCGATCCTACTCTGGCTGATTTTATCCAAGATCGCGCCAGCGAAAAAGTCACCAAAATTATCAGTAGCTTCGAGAAAGTGAAGCCTGTACGTGATGATGCCCTAGATGCGGTCAAGGCAGAGCTAGAAGCAGAGATTGCTGAACTCCCTGAAGATGATTCAATCAGGCTAGCCGCTACTGGTAAAGCGTTGGGCAATGCCTATAAGAGCTTGACCAAGAAACTGATGCGCAAGCAGATCATTGAAGAAAGTGTGCGGATTGATGGCCGCAAGCTAGACGAAGTCCGACCCGTTGATACAATGGTGTCATTGTTACCGCGCGTACATGGCAGTGCTTTGTTTAATCGCGGCCTTACGCAAGTGCTTTCGATCGCTACTCTGGGTACTCCTTCCGATGCTCAGGATCTAGATGATTTGCATCCCGATGAGTCGAAGCGATATTTGCATCACTACAATTTCCCGCCCTACTCAGTGGGTGAGGCACGGCCGATGCGATCGCCAGGCCGCCGAGAAATTGGTCATGGGGCGTTGGCAGAACGGGCAATTTTGCCGATTTTGCCCGGTGGCGAGTTTCCCTATGTGTTGCGGGTCGTATCCGAGGTAACGTCTTCTAATGGTTCTACTTCGATGGGTTCGGTTTGTGCTTCGACCTTGGCATTGATGGATGCTGGGGTGCCGATCGCCAAGCCGGTCAGTGGTGTAGCGATGGGCTTAATTAAAGAAGGCGAAGAAGTGCGTGTCCTGACCGATATCCAGGGGATTGAAGATTTTCTGGGGGATATGGATTTCAAGGTGGCTGGGACTGATGCTGGTATTACTGCCCTGCAAATGGACATGAAGATCACTGGCATTGCGATCGATACGATCAAGGATGCGATCATTCAGGCCAAGGCTGGACGCTTGCATATTCTGGAAAAAATGCTAGCGGTGTTGCCAGAACCAAGGCCAGAAATCTCGCCCAATGCACCACGTATTCTGACCATGCAAATCAACCCGGATCAAATTGGTTTGGTAATTGGCCCTGGTGGTAAAACAATCAAGGGGATCGTGGAAGAAACTGGCGCTAAGGTTGATATTAACGACGATGGCACAGTTACGATCGCCTCGGTTGAGTCGGCAGGTGCAAAGCAGGCGATGCGGATCATTGAGGGGATGACCAAGCAGGTTTCTCCCGGTGATGTGTTTATGGGCAAGGTAACCCGAATTATTCCGATCGGTGCCTTTGTAGAGTTCCTGCCCGGTAAAGAAGGCATGGTGCATATTTCCCAGCTAGCTGAAGGACGGGTTGGCAAAGTTGAAGATGAGGTGAACGTGGGCGATGAGGTGATTATTAAGATCCGCGAGATCGATCAACGCGGTCGCTATAATCTCACTCGCTTGGGCATTCATCCAGAGCAAGCCGCTGCTGCTAGGGGCGGAGATAAAGAAGAAGAATCCTGA